One genomic region from Panthera tigris isolate Pti1 chromosome D1, P.tigris_Pti1_mat1.1, whole genome shotgun sequence encodes:
- the FJX1 gene encoding four-jointed box protein 1, which translates to MGRRMRDAAAAAAGLWLLALGSLLALWGGLLPPRTQPPEDRLPRRPARSGGPGPAPRFPLPPPLARDARGGSLKTFRALLTLAAGADGPPRQPPGERERHVPARRLGPEGRAVVHGGVFWSRGLEEQVPRGFSESQAAAWLEAARGARVVALERGGCGRSSNRLARFSDGTRACVRYGINPEQIQGEALSYYLARLLGLQRHVPPLALARVEARGAQWAQVQEELRAAHWTEGSVVSLTRWLPNLTDVVVPAPWRSEDGQLRPLRAAGGELANRSQAELVDLVQWTDLILFDYLTANFDRLVSNLFSLQWDPRVMQRATSNLHRGPGGALVFLDNEAGLVHGYRVAGMWDKYNEPLLQSVCVFRERTARRVLELHRGQDAAARLLRLYQRHEPRFPELAALADPHAQLLQRRLDFLAKHILHCKAKYGRRPGT; encoded by the coding sequence ATGGGCAGGAGGATGCgggacgccgccgccgccgccgcggggcTCTGGCTGCTGGCGCTGGGCTCGCTGCTGGCGCTGTGGGGCGGGCTCCTGCCGCCGCGCACCCAGCCGCCCGAAGACCGACTCCCGCGGCGCCCGGCCCGGAGCGGCGGCCCGGGGCCCGCGCCTcgcttccccctgcccccgcccctggcGCGGGACGCCCGCGGCGGCTCCCTGAAAACTTTCCGGGCGCTGCTCACCTTGGCGGCCGGCGCGGACGGCCCGCCCCGGCAGCCCCCGGGCGAGCGCGAGCGACACGTGCCAGCCCGGCGGCTCGGGCCGGAGGGGCGCGCCGTGGTGCACGGGGGCGTCTTCTGGAGCCGCGGCCTGGAGGAGCAGGTGCCCCGCGGCTTCTCGGAGTCGCAGGCGGCGGCGTGGCTGGAGGCGGCGCGCGGCGCCCGGGTGGTGGCCCTGGAGCGCGGCGGCTGCGGGCGCAGCTCCAACCGGCTGGCCCGCTTTTCCGACGGCACCCGCGCCTGCGTGCGCTACGGCATCAACCCCGAGCAGATACAGGGCGAGGCCCTGTCCTACTACCTGGCGCGCCTGCTGGGCCTCCAGCGCCACGTGCCGCCGCTGGCACTGGCCCGGGTGGAGGCTCGCGGCGCGCAGTGGGCGCAGGTGCAGGAGGAGCTTCGTGCCGCACACTGGACGGAGGGCAGCGTGGTGAGCCTGACGCGCTGGCTGCCCAACCTCACGGACGTGGTGGTGCCCGCGCCCTGGCGCTCGGAGGACGGCCAGCTGCGGCCCCTGCGTGCCGCCGGGGGCGAGCTGGCCAACCGCAGCCAGGCGGAGCTGGTGGACCTGGTGCAGTGGACCGACTTGATCCTTTTTGACTATCTGACGGCCAACTTCGACCGGCTCGTCAGCAACCTCTTCAGCCTGCAGTGGGACCCGCGCGTCATGCAGCGCGCCACCAGCAACCTGCACCGCGGCCCCGGCGGGGCGCTGGTCTTTCTGGACAACGAGGCGGGCTTGGTGCACGGCTACCGGGTGGCGGGCATGTGGGACAAATATAACGAGCCGCTGCTGCAGTCGGTGTGCGTGTTCCGCGAGCGGACTGCGCGGCGCGTCCTGGAGCTGCACCGCGGCCAGGACGCGGCCGCCCGGCTGCTGCGCCTCTACCAGCGCCACGAGCCTCGCTTCCCCGAGCTGGCCGCGCTCGCCGACCCCCACGCTCAGCTGCTGCAGCGCCGCCTCGACTTCCTCGCCAAGCACATTTTGCACTGTAAGGCCAAGTACGGCCGCCGACCGGGGACTTAG